Part of the Capsicum annuum cultivar UCD-10X-F1 chromosome 12, UCD10Xv1.1, whole genome shotgun sequence genome is shown below.
TAATACACGTAGGATGCCATATATGACACGTGTGTGTACTTGTTCAATTGTATGCAAGTTCAAGTGCCTACTTAcgcacacccaaagttggagaTCATACATGTGATTTGATGCCAAGTTAAAGTGcgtgtttatgtattatgcctttagtTAATGAACCAACAATGTCTGCTTAGCTGCTATAATCTCGTGTTGCAGGTCGTGCACATGCTGCAGCTCAAAGGGGTGTCTATTCCAGAACTTAAATGCAAATATCTAACGTTAAAGTTGGATGAAGAGTTTAGTTTGGATGGAGCAGCTGGTATTTTGCGAGCCATGCCGCATGTGGAAACGCTCAACATGGACGTGTTTACGCGGGTAATTGCTTGgaactttttctcttcttttttacttggcataatacataaacatgccctttaacttggtATCAGTTCgcatctatgacctccaactttggatATGCACAAATAGAAACttaaaacttgtataaagttaaaCAAGTAGACACACATGTCCTACGTGTCATAATACACGTAGAACGTCATCTAGGCTGATACCACTAATGTTTTTAAGTAATGATTATATTCGTCGTCTCAGTTTGTTAGGTGCCGGTGCGACTTTGAGTTAAGATGTTTGGCCGAAGGAGATAGTATTGATTTGCAGAGTTGGATTTGAGTTAAGATGTTTGGCCGAAGGAGATAGTATTGATTTGCAGAGTTGGATTTCAAGCTTCGAGTTTCCCAACCTCAAGAATGTCGCGATTGTTCACCCATCTGTAATGTGTTCGACATGTTTTTTACTTTAAACTTCCAAGCAAGGCTTCGACAAGCTTTTCAAACTTTCAGAATTTGTGTTAAAGAATGCACCAGTTCTGGAGAAGTTTGTGATGGTAAAGGGAAAAAAGTGCAGGGTACGTTCAAAGAACCGCGTGTCCCCATATTTATCTCAAATCGCTAAGGCATTATTAAGTTGCCCAAGAGCCTCCACGAATTGTGAGATCATCGTCGAGGAGTGAACTTTCCATGACTAGACTGCAAGTAGTTTTCTGTTTCAAGATACGCGAGATGTCGCCTTATGTTGAGTTTAACTTCTATACTTAGCTTATTACTAATTTTTTCGACCTATCCTTGTGATGTATGACTGTTATGGTGTTGCATTTTAGATGTTTTACATATCCATTGTCATTTTCTTTCAACTCTTGTTTTCCTAGACCTGATAAGATGAACAGATAAGCCACATTTTTTATTATAGTTAGCCATATTATATGTTATGGTGGTATTGATAGGATACTCCTCCTTAACTAATGTCTCGTGTTTGAGTTCTGAATATGGAAAACTCAAATTAGTCGGGGATCCAATGTGGGTAACAAATGCCAGGTGGGAATCCACCGGTTCTGCATCTTTTGCTGTTAACTATGTTTAAATGTAGAACTTGTCGTGTACTAGCTGTAGTATGGGAAACCACCAATTGCATATTCTGATGCAGAAAGTTGacctgccatgtgaccaggaggtcacaggtttaagccttggaaatagcctctggcagaaatgcaaggtaagaatgcatacaatacacccttgtggtggggccatTCCCCGAACCCTGCGCATAAcgagagctttagtgcaccgggctgtcctTTTTATTCGAATATGACACGAAACAATTTTATGAGTTTACTGTTATATCATGTAAAGTTCAATTACTTTAATGAGATCAAAATATATCTTTCTTACTATACTGTTACAATCTTGGAATAGAAATATAAGGTAAGGTTGCACATAACacacccttgtggtggagccCTTCCTCGAACCCTGCACATCGCGAGAGCGTTAGTGCACCGCACTACTCTTTTTACTGTATTGTTACAATAATATGTAAATTTGTGGACCATATGTGAAAGGCCCAAGAAAAGAAacattcattttctttcattatatccacaaaagaaaaaaaaaaaaactaacaaacaaAAACATTCTTCTGTATTCTGTTTAATCCACTTTCAATAGAGGATCTTATTTTGGAAGAAGTTTAATATAAGTAACAAAAAAGGTAGTACAAAAAAGAATTGACTCTAATTAAACAAGCTCCTACTCTTCTCTTATTATTCATTTTCTCCATACAACTATTTTCATGACTCAAAATGGATGGAGAAAATTACTTATAGTTATATTATATGGTCAATAGGTTGCTAGAATCATGTTTGTCATCGCCGAAAATGCGCTGCCGGAAGTCGTCGACCATCATTGGAAGCCCTTGCCTGAGTGATACTACTGGTTCCCATCCAAGAAGTTGTTTTGCTTTTGTAATGTCTGGCTTTCTCTTGTGTGGATCATCTTCTGTGTTTGGCCTGAATTCTATTTTTGCATTTGGGTCTATTGTTTCTTGCACCACCTATAAGTTAATATTAGCCAAAAAAACAAGTTAAATTTCATCGAGGGGAACGGTTGGATGAATGAGATCTTTCTATCCTTAATTAGACGTTTTTGCTGTGAGTGTTTGGAATAGAGAAATCTTTGGTACATAACATAGTGTTTCCCTCGTTAAATAAGCTTTACATGGCATGAATCTGAACTAGAAACAGTCTACGTGAAACTGAACTAAAAACAGTCTACATGGCGTGAATCTGAACTTGAAACAGTCTACATGGCGAGAATCTGAACTAGAAAAAGTTTCCTTCATTAAATAAGCTCTACATGCATGGCGTGAATCTGAACTAGAAACAATTTTCCTCGTTAAATAAGCTCTACATGGCGTGAATCTGAACTAGAAACAGTCTACATGCTGTGAATCTGAACTACAAACAGTCTACATGGCATGAATCTGAACTTGAAACAGTCTACATGACGTGAATTTGAACTTGAAACAGTCTACATGGCATGAATCTGAACTAAACAGTCTACATGGCGTGAATCTGAACTAGAAAAAGTTCCTTCGTTAAATAAGCTCTACATGGCGTGAATCCGAACCAGAAACAGTTTCCCTCGTTAAATAAGCTCTACATGGTGTGGATCAGAACTAGAAACAGTTTCCCTCGTTAAATAAGCTCTACATGGCGTGAATCTGAATTATAAATAGTTAGTGTGGATATGAGATATATCTAAATTTGTGCCATAAAAAGCACATTATGAGATCTTTTTAACGTTTCTTACCAAAGAGGATTTCCATTATTAGGAATTGAACTTAAAACCTTTTATTAAGGATGAAGAAACATTTGCCGCTCAGCCACACACATTTTGGTGGCCACTCATACATTTCTTGATACATCCTAAAGGAGATCCAATTCCAAACTCGAAAAGTACCCTCTCTATAGAATCGTCTTTAACAGAAAGAGTGTTAGCCTCAAAGTGGGACTTCTCGATATAAATTCAGATTGATCGAGTTACAAAAATctgatggaaaaaaaaaaagagagagatacACATACCTTAGCTAATTCAAGCATGGTGAATTCACCAGGATTCCCAAGATTGAAAGGACCTACATGATCTCCTTCCATCAACCTCATCAAACCTTCTACCTgttaattaattacaaaatataatataatataatataaaataaaattataatctttGATAAAAAAAgccgttaattttttttttaaaaaaattattttaaataaatactcTATTTTTGAATAAGTGAAgaggaaataaaaaaattaccaaaTCAGAGACATATTGAAAGCTCCTGGTTTGTTTTCCATCTCCATAAACTGTCATTGGCTCTTTTCTTAAGGCCTACAAATTTTTAGTAATAAAATGCAATTAAAATACAGtaaatatttaatcaattaaATGCAAATTATACACTAataatttaatcaatttttaattaatttgataaatttaacacaaACCTGTGCAACAAAATTGCTAACAACACGACCATCATCTATGCACATACGTGGTCCATACGTGTTGAAAATCCTAGCAATTCTAACCTGTCACAAACAAAAATTTCTATTAGGAAATCGTCTCGTATTTGTTTTTGTCATGTTCAAATATCGTTCAACAAATCTTCTGGTATTTGCATATTGTCATTACTGTTACTCCAAGGCTCTTATTGGTGTTACGTCCCTCATTAAAGTCGGTGTCGCATGAGCCTAACCGCCCGAAAGGACATGGGTAGGTCCAAGACGAGCACGACCGTCATATATTCCCAACTTAGAACCATGGAATATATTGCATAAAATAAGGGGAAAAAAGTcagaaatatatcaaaactttggcgaaatttgttgtaacatgcTTCAACTTTGCAGGGGTACTATGACCCCCTCAACTATTTATTACTGTAtttttgtggcatatatttgtcCGGTTGGACCACTTCAGACCTTACGCTCTCAGTGTGCATGTATTCACACAGTGGTCCAGCTTGACAAATATATGCCACAGAAGTACAGTAATAAATAGTCGAGATGGGTCATAAGAGTTTACTTATATTTCAAAccttttttcctaaaataaattattagctTTACAAGTAGAAAAAATGAACCTCAATGTTAAGTCCTCTATGGTAGTCCATGGTTAAAGTTTCAGCCGTACGTTTTCCTTCATCATAACAACTACGTACACCTGCTCACAAATtcccaaaacaaaaatattaataaatcgaGTTTAAATCCTATACATCGACGATACAAAAAGAAGTCATATGTGATAATACAAAATTATCACAGGTTAAAATACAGTACTGACAGTATATAGTCATTTGGACTGATAACGTACAATACATAAACGTGCACTTTAACTTGGTCTCAGCTTGCATTTATGGCGTTCAACTTTGGGTATGTATAGGCAGACACTTTAACTTGTACAAAGTTGAACAAATAGACACATGGGTCCTACATGACAATTGGCGTGAGATACCATGTAGGACGCTAGGTAGGTCATATCACACGTgtctatttgttcaactttatgaTAATTTAAGTGTCTACTTATGCACATCAAAAATTGGGGGGGCATGCTTGTATATTATGCCATTTAAATTTCATAACAAAAGCTATGAGTAAAATGAATAGGACTTACCAATGGGATTAACATTGCCCCAATAAGTCTCAGCTTGAGGATGTTGCAATGGATCACCATAAACTTCACTAGTACTAGTAATAAGAAATCTAGCTCCCACTCTTTTTGCTAATCCCAACATGTTCATTGTTCCCATCACATTTGTTTTGTGATATCTATCCATTTCAAAGTCAAGGAGAAAAAAAGCTCCCACTAAACATGTTTGATAATGCAACACTACAACTCCCACTATACACGGAGTTCGGGAAGGACCGGACCACAAGGTCTATTGTATGTagcctcaccttacatttctgtaagaggttgtttccacggcttgaaccatgacctcctgatcacatgacaacttCACCAGTTACTCTAACGCTCTCCTTCATAACTtaaagagataagcatccagtatccTCAAACTATGGctaaagttgctacgacacactccaacttcacaagaGTCCTATTAccctctgaactcaattttagcgtattctTGGCGctcttttgtgctgacgtgacacctttattacataaaataaggGCCTTGTCAAAGGTGCCACGCCAGctaaaaagaatgacaaaaactaaaatttaattcaGAGGGTAATAGGACCATGTGAAGTTGAAATGTGTTGTAGAAAATTTGGCAATAGTTCAAGGGTTACTAAATAATTTACTCTGGcttaaataaaagagtaaaacatCCGGtacccctgaactatgaccaaatttgctacgacacactccaacttcacgagGTTCTTATCAacccctgaactaaattttattgtatttttgtcatcctttttagctgaCATAGCACCTTTGACGTGGGTtcgattttatgtaataaaggtgccacgTCAATACAAAAGGGAGACACAGATACACTAAAATTGATTTCAGAGGAAGTAATACGACTCCTGTAAAGTTAGAGTGCTtcgtagcaactttgaccatagtttgAGGGTAATGAATGCTTATCcgtaaataaaaacataaatgacACGAAGTTTAAATGAATGTTAAAAGGCCGGACCACAggggtctattgtacgcagcctcgccttacatttctgcaaggggCTGTCCTGACATGACAACAACTTCACCGGCTAAACGAATGTTAAAAAGGATATGATGGTCTTGACAGGATTATACTTGTAATGAACAGGAGAAGCAGGGCAAGCCAGATGATAAATCTGATCAACTTCTAACAAAATTGGCTCAACGACGTCGTGTCGAATGAGTTCAAACCTTGGATTCTTGTAATGGtgtaacaaattttctttgttacctgtaaaaaaattatcaacaacaataacactaTCTCCTCTTGCGATTAATCTATCTACCAAATGACTTCCAACAAATCCAGCTCCTCCTGTTACTAGTATTCTCTTGTGTTTTCCCTTCAATCCCAATGGAACCTTTCcacctacaacaacaacaacaacaacaatcagtCAGACCTCTCTGTAACATTCGTTAAGATATATTCTGGCTGTTGTAGTGAAATGTTGTTATCACATATCAGAACGAGTAATGTAACATAACATGATCAGAAGTCGGTTCTGGAGAAAGTTTGGTTGCTATAGTGATCAACTGTTGTTATAGAGCATCACTGTTATAGAGAGGTATGACTGTATTTTGTAAAATGTCAtcgtcaatatatatatatatatatatatatatatgtgtgtgtgtgtgtgtacgtgtatatatgtatatgtatatgtatatatatatgtgtatgtatgtatattctCGTAAATGCAAAATCACGTTACAAAAAATACCTGCATTAACGTGGTCGGTTTCATCAACTAACTCATATGCGATTCTTCGAGGAATCGGGTTACTATTCGATATAATTGTATCATGAATATCAATCGTTCCAAAATGGGGCTTTAATATTGGAGAAGACATAGAAACCACAGAGAAAATAGCAATTGACATAGTAATTCCAATCAAAAGACACATAAATCTTTGTTTTTCAAGCAcatattgaattgaatttttcAATGAAAAACTCTTCATCATGTTgtgttttttataatttttctcaatcAACTCATGATTATCAATAGATCccatgatgaaaataaaaaaaaattatgttaatttttttttcttgttgtttatttttaatttttttaatttttttttatgttagatCTAAGAGTCTGAGgtcataagaagaaaaaaaagtggagGGATTTGCATAAATTTTGAAGACTAGTGGCTTTCTTCACTTTGCTGTTTAGCAATTTAAGCTATTCCAAGTGTAATTATTTTGCCTCCAAATTTCTAATTAATATTCTAGTAATATCTTCTTCCTATGACTAGAAAATAAATCATTTAGTATTTTCAAACTCATGTCAGTACATAGTAATACTGCATTACAGTCTTAGactgcatttatttttattaagatttagaTGTCTAAATCTAAATgtatatctgaatgattaagatgttgtccatatgattgtagaaaaaattattatatatataattaaaataaaaaactaattatgtattagaaaaatatgtgatttaatacaataaaattataatttgattgaaaaaagaaacatttatgtttgttagtgatagtggagatgattTATAATAGTGGTTGCGGTgtcaatgattgatgttagtaattagtaatgttggtggtgatagttgtgatggttggtattgtagtgactattATGATAGTGACGATTGAAGGGCtagtggtggttgtgatgtgaagttggttgatATTAGTAGCTGGAGATGTTGATTGTGATGGTTTAAAAATGAACAcatgatggttgatgatgtgCTGATGGTAGTTGGAGACGTTATTAGCTGTGATGATgaagatggttgttagtagagatagatTGTAGCGATGGTAGTgattgaagtggtggtagaggtggtgacactagtgacaatggtggtggtgaCAGTCgaagaatgtgtagaggttgatgatatattagtggtagttagtggtggtgttaGTTGTGATCGATGAGTTGGTCGGTAGTAGGGATTTGCCAGGTGGTTGATGATGATGGTGCCATTGGAAATGGtgattgtagacacctaattttgtccctcccgaagctttattttattcatttttgttaTCTCACCTTACCACGTACCTTCACCcgttctataattttttttcacaaaatgacaaaaataacaaacccaatCCCCAATATTCTCTTAATAACAAATTTAACAACCCTCCCTATCAAATGAGGACAACTCACTACCTCACCCTACCTACCCCTACACCCACCTCAGCCCCCCTCccctttatatttttttcctttgttttcccATAAGAGAACCAAAAAAAGGGACCCAGGGGAGAGGAGAACGGAGCAATAtttttgtcacacctcaaatcctattggggcggactggcacccgtaaccgaggaggtccgggagaaccagctcataaccttatacttcccatgcatacctctatgacaacccgaaattcggacaacatcatgtcgcatataaaaagaaataatcacttgtataagctcgagcacacatatatatgtatatacaatacttggccgttggagccatcacgtctactaacaaaacaccaccttgactgtacattaggtctacaaagcctctaaacaatacacagagtttaactaaggtcgggacacaccccgccatataactaacttctatacaataccaaaagtgactgaatatgacacggaaagccccgaagcaaactggagctcaccaagagcagctggatatcctgattcctacttgtgcggtgtatgagctgaggtatcTATGCCTGCAGTATGAAATGCAGATCCCCCgtagggacgtcagtacgaaatatgtactgagtatgtaaagctgtagataatcacatatgatataggagctcaatagaaatcagaaacaagtgaataaatcgtaataggagtggaccacacttactagaacttgtgacaacctgtacattgtatttattcaatcactttaccttcgttcttatcatctttgtaatcattactgtactgtactgtgaccattaggctgcctccagtacatatcaactgggattgacccataatagacttatgcccttgggataccacccataaacacataaataaggatcgacccatgataggtttatgcccctgggataccacccgataagagagaactttcatcatttagttcaattaatctttgagattgttatttcggttgccaccacatttttgatactttgaaacaatgatacatcaataagagacatataaacaGACCATCAATTcaataacaataaagtaagaactcattggcacatcaatgaagtgttttggagtcatcaatgccataacaatgaagtaggaacttattggtatatcaatgaaacgttttggagtcattaatagcacatggatcttgtttgagtaaccggataccttctaacattcattagtgcaataaacatgtaagatttggaaaacaagtaagtattggaatgtcttgacatcttgtagggtggaaataagttcattggtaacacaggacatcatacaaaaccattatggatcacatgttactgaataactttggaaactttcttaatagaacaattgttcactttcatgccaaagatatggtatagagtatgctttacatacctgactgtcaaccttcaatactattcccaaatggacttctcatcttttcgaattacttatctacaatgaacatatatagaaatctagtattagcgaccaaacgtcacaattcaattatttgaattcaccaaactagtggttaagtagtaagtcttaattacaccataaagggtgtcactttaaccctcttatactccaattacattcacattccattcatattcatacaacatcctccaatatcaagtttgaattcatttatccttccaaccaatccattaaaccaaattgagccatagacataaataatcatcaattcaatagtatatcaccatatccaccttccataactcaattaccatatccaccttccacaattcaatacaatcaaatcatgcaaaatagtccacaaccctattttcatcacctttcaataacaactaatacatataatcctctatcacacatatacatatggaagagaacaaagacaaacaatattcataccttataattcacctcttgattatgcaatcctgcttgctcaaataataggtgccgttcgaagctctcgagatgacaaacgcagttatcggattactttgaaatttctacggttgaatcaaaagtaatttaaaggtcaaatttggctagggtttgttctttctctatgattgatgatgaaaatgagtttttgaactcatatacatgtatatatacacatattcccgtccataatataatagggaatgaccaaaatgcctttaaaatttaaataatgtcaaatctgtcctttggtggactgttttggtaagctaaagtagatcgaccataactctttgctctgatatcggatttgggtgaaattggtatcgttggaaatataactcaaaggtctttcattttatataaagtagaccacccagttcgtcctgtacaaggagttatggtcgtttgaagttgaccctaaaaatctattttgataggctgaagtgtaacgagtataactccttactcaggcgttggatttggatgaaaccaattgcattggaaaggagactcaaagatatttcttttcataggtcgcagctctcccagttcattatattaagggagttatgatcattcgaagttgacccaaaaattcggctggcctcagtagtttgtgtgcaggaaattttcctgcacatttactattcccaaatatcccggccaccgttttatagtttcgaacgtgctcgattatatctgaaacctatccgtttttgaaaatctttatatcgttggaaaacttattcaataaccttcgcatggaccatcgacgggcaaatttcggtataaataaaataaaaaaattaattctatattaataagaccaatacacatacttgaatacgccaatacatgtacttgaatatggggtgttacaatttttCTTGGCTCTCACATGAAATTCACACACTACAcacagagagagagaaagagacgAACAAAGAGAGAATTGACTGGGGGGTCACCATCTTCTTCTCCACATTTTATATACACGCACAGTAGACGGAAAAGAAAAACAACTTAGGAGAGGTCACCATCATCGccatttcttctttctttttttgggacTCACCCTCACGACACACACAGGGACACTATATTGAACATCTCACGGATCCTCACTATCCACAACAAAAATTGCACTCACATATGCTAGATAGAGATAGGAGCTGAGGGAGAGAGAAGTGATTGAGAGAGGTTGGAGAACACCGTTCCGGCGACCGATTATTTGCAGAAAAACACCCTCTCCACCGGTGAACGCTACCAGTCTCCCCCTCCCAGCTTCGGCTAGATCGATTGTCTGACGGCTAGTAGCGGCGACCCCATCTTAGGTTTTATTCCAGCCAAGTTCAACGGGATTTGCAAAAAACATCCCCAAATTAATTGAAATCGACCCATTGCGGTCTGATTCTGGTGAAATCTACCGTAAGCGAATGAAACGGGGTTGGTTCTGCCTGAAATTGGGTTCGGACGTGTTTTCTTTTGCGATTCTATTCTGGGATCAATTGGGTCTTCAATTTTGCGGTTTGGCCATTGGTTTTTATTCCATTTGGACTAATTTTGTCGTTGGTTTTTTATATCGGGCTGGAGTCttt
Proteins encoded:
- the LOC107850383 gene encoding UDP-glucuronic acid decarboxylase 4-like; this encodes MGSIDNHELIEKNYKKHNMMKSFSLKNSIQYVLEKQRFMCLLIGITMSIAIFSVVSMSSPILKPHFGTIDIHDTIISNSNPIPRRIAYELVDETDHVNAGGKVPLGLKGKHKRILVTGGAGFVGSHLVDRLIARGDSVIVVDNFFTGNKENLLHHYKNPRFELIRHDVVEPILLEVDQIYHLACPASPVHYKYNPVKTIKTNVMGTMNMLGLAKRVGARFLITSTSEVYGDPLQHPQAETYWGNVNPIGVRSCYDEGKRTAETLTMDYHRGLNIEVRIARIFNTYGPRMCIDDGRVVSNFVAQALRKEPMTVYGDGKQTRSFQYVSDLVEGLMRLMEGDHVGPFNLGNPGEFTMLELAKVVQETIDPNAKIEFRPNTEDDPHKRKPDITKAKQLLGWEPVVSLRQGLPMMVDDFRQRIFGDDKHDSSNLLTI